TATTTAATAAATTTATCGATGAGATATTAGAGAATATTGCATGATATGTTAAAAGAGTATTTGGAGGTGGTACGGGTAGATATTTTATTGGGAATATAAAAGGGTAGATGATTCTATGATAACAGATATTTCAAGTTTTAATTTGCTTGTTAAAGGTATTAAAATTATTATTTATCGTTGTGTGGCAAGAGGATAAAGCAGCTGCTATCAAGATTAGAGAAACTGAACAAGAATCAATTGGTAAGTTTTTGAGTTGAGAGTCGAATGATGGAATAGAAGTACAAGTTGTGGCCTAAAGTATGTCAATTAAGGTCATAAATTGCGTTGGTATTCTTTAACTTATTGCTAAATTTGGTGAAGTTGAAATTGAAGTTGGGATTATAACAATAAAAGAAGCTGTAGATATTAATAAATAAGTAAATATTGTGATGGTAAGATCGAAGTATACCAGTTAGTAACTGGGTTAAGAGTAAGGTTTGATGCATTAAAAAATATTTGTTTATATTGCTTTGAGTTGTCTTAGGAGTTTTATTTCAAATAACACAAAAGATATATAAATATACTGAATAGATAAAAAGTTTTTTAGGTCAATTTTACTTATTTGAATATAAGTGTTAATAAAATTCCTATAAAGATAGTAATAATAGTTCCGAACATCCAATGATGTATTTTTGATGTGCTTTTAAATTCAGATAAGGCTTTATTAAGGTTGTTATCAATTTCTATTTTGTTAATTTCAATGTCTTTTCTAATAAGAGAAACCTCATTGATAACAAATGTAATATCAGATTTTAAGTCATTTTTAATGTTATCAATCTTTACGTTAAGATTATTTTCGACAATATCTATTTTTTTATCAAGTTCGTTAAATTTAGTGTCAATCTTTACATTAAGATTGTTTTCAATA
The DNA window shown above is from Borrelia coriaceae and carries:
- the bdr gene encoding Bdr family repetitive protein, with the protein product MGIPQPVITQQMVLNELMKAGINRDIADDLAYRYYRNELTFKDIEFLKENFDIKLEKVEASLQSEIKAIKTDLDNKIDNKFNELDKKIDTIENNLNVKIDTKFNELDKKIDIVENNLNVKIDNIKNDLKSDITFVINEVSLIRKDIEINKIEIDNNLNKALSEFKSTSKIHHWMFGTIITIFIGILLTLIFK